The proteins below come from a single Prochlorococcus marinus CUG1415 genomic window:
- a CDS encoding 4a-hydroxytetrahydrobiopterin dehydratase, producing MWNERESPLRIEKRFEFNEYSKISKFIEKIEKLCKEKDIYPNISFGKNFVSLSIFFDKKEISDKEKDFSKEIDNFYLQD from the coding sequence TGTGGAATGAAAGAGAATCACCGTTGAGGATTGAAAAAAGGTTTGAATTTAACGAATACTCAAAAATTAGTAAATTCATCGAAAAAATTGAGAAATTATGTAAAGAAAAGGACATCTATCCGAATATTAGCTTTGGTAAGAATTTTGTTAGTCTTTCAATATTTTTCGATAAAAAAGAAATATCTGATAAGGAAAAAGACTTTTCAAAGGAAATAGATAATTTTTATTTACAAGATTAA